Proteins co-encoded in one Myxococcales bacterium genomic window:
- a CDS encoding recombinase zinc beta ribbon domain-containing protein — MRCGHCGRRMYVNYGGERAVRTLQYRCSRPLAAVAGQDCQLIGGKRIEALVVEAFLDVSAAAGIEAAALAGETLRLEIEATERSWHLQIEKAEYEAQRAERQYLAVEPENRTVARELERRWNERLVELEALRAQAARTRRTQRPLSDEELARAQELGKDLHEVWSAPSTTVRDRKRLLRALIEEVQVKSDENFTCCASCGREVRLRIVTSSVTAQRVLMHTPPLRRSSSWCANWRRSSTTCRSPASSTGKGTRAAWDAPSRSRASCRFVAVTRSRSVQLPKPRDEREGPLHRRSSRARARRLNAHHPSLAPRRHAVGAASHRKGSLADRAHRRRSTSPDQRLRAGELGRASEGGTPPWPGKGRSLPIWSSRASSGRSALSCATASAGESTFLPQITRPKPTSLTECATVRKGTVVCPHARLPAPCVS, encoded by the coding sequence GCGGCCGGCGCATGTACGTCAACTACGGCGGTGAGCGCGCCGTTCGGACGCTGCAGTATCGTTGCTCGCGTCCGCTCGCCGCCGTCGCAGGGCAGGACTGCCAGCTCATTGGCGGCAAGCGCATCGAAGCGCTGGTGGTCGAGGCGTTCCTCGACGTGTCGGCCGCTGCCGGGATTGAAGCGGCGGCGCTGGCGGGCGAAACGCTGCGGCTCGAAATCGAGGCGACAGAGCGCTCCTGGCACTTGCAGATCGAAAAGGCCGAGTACGAGGCTCAGCGTGCGGAGCGGCAGTACCTGGCAGTAGAGCCCGAAAACCGCACCGTGGCCCGCGAGCTCGAGCGGCGCTGGAACGAGCGCCTGGTCGAGCTCGAAGCGCTGCGCGCGCAAGCGGCGCGGACGCGCAGGACCCAGCGTCCGCTGAGCGACGAAGAGCTTGCCCGCGCCCAGGAGCTCGGAAAAGACCTGCATGAGGTATGGAGCGCACCGAGCACGACCGTGCGCGATCGCAAGCGCCTGCTACGTGCGCTGATCGAGGAAGTGCAGGTCAAGAGCGACGAAAACTTCACCTGCTGCGCATCGTGTGGAAGGGAGGTGCGGTTACGGATCGTGACCTCGTCCGTTACCGCTCAAAGGGTCCTCATGCACACGCCACCTCTGAGGAGATCATCGAGCTGGTGCGCAAACTGGCGACGGAGTTCGACGACGTGCAGATCGCCGGCATCCTCAACCGGCAAGGGCACAAGAGCGGCCTGGGACGCGCCTTCACGAAGTCGAGCGTCCTGTCGCTTCGTGGCAGTCACCAGATCCCGAAGTGTCCAACTCCCCAAACCGCGCGATGAGCGCGAAGGCCCCCTTCACCGCCGATCAAGCCGCGCGCGAGCTCGGCGTCTCAATGCACACCATCCATCGCTGGCTCCGCGACGGCACGCTGTCGGGGCAGCAAGCCACCGAAAAGGCTCCCTGGCGGATCGTGCTCACCGAAGACGTTCGACGTCGCCTGACCAGCGGCTCCGCGCCGGAGAACTGGGTCGGGCTAGCGAAGGCGGCACGCCGCCTTGGCCTGGCAAAGGTCGCTCGTTGCCCATCTGGTCAAGCAGGGCAAGCTCCGGGCGGTCCGCACTGTCGTGCGCAACCGCGAGTGCTGGCGAATCGACGTTTCTTCCGCAGATCACGCGCCCCAAACCGACCTCTTTGACCGAATGCGCAACGGTAAGAAAAGGAACCGTAGTATGTCCGCACGCACGGCTGCCTGCACCTTGTGTGTCGTGA